One region of Bacterioplanoides sp. SCSIO 12839 genomic DNA includes:
- a CDS encoding ComF family protein has translation MKDKRQFIWAEKIAALMIANSPTSLENVDCLTFIPSHTARLLYRGFNPAELLARAISHHFQIPLKADLLIKTGGKDQRQLNRQQRRTNLRKSLSSTHANLSGQHILIIDDVMTTGATLEVAASLLKRQGAGLVGAWTFARTPKLNKSILFPAY, from the coding sequence ATGAAAGATAAACGACAGTTTATCTGGGCAGAAAAAATCGCGGCACTTATGATTGCCAACTCACCAACATCGCTTGAGAATGTGGATTGTTTGACGTTTATTCCATCTCACACCGCACGCTTACTGTATCGCGGCTTTAACCCTGCCGAGCTGCTTGCCCGAGCAATCAGTCATCACTTCCAGATTCCGTTAAAAGCCGACTTGCTAATAAAAACCGGTGGTAAAGATCAAAGGCAGCTCAATCGGCAACAGAGACGAACTAATTTGCGCAAAAGTCTGAGCAGCACCCATGCAAACCTGAGCGGGCAACATATTTTGATTATTGATGATGTGATGACCACAGGCGCGACTTTAGAAGTCGCTGCATCTTTGCTGAAACGACAGGGAGCAGGTTTAGTTGGCGCATGGACATTTGCCCGAACCCCAAAACTCAACAAATCAATACTGTTTCCGGCATACTAG
- the bioB gene encoding biotin synthase BioB: MGQLAEKQNGLRHDWTVAEVEALLNLPMNDLLFQAHSIHRQHFDPNQVQVSTLLSIKTGACPEDCAYCPQSARYDTKLEKEKLMEVEAVIEKAKAAKAAGSDRFCMGAAWRSPREKDMPYVLAMVKGVKDLGMETCMTLGMLDEDKSQRLADAGLDYYNHNLDTSPEFYGDIITTRTYSDRLETLQNVRDAGMKVCSGGILGMGEQQKDRAGLLVQLANLPQHPDSVPINQLVKVAGTPLEAEGDLDPLDFVRSIAVARIMMPKSHVRLSAGREEMTEEMQSMCFFAGANSIFYGECLLTTPNPAANKDQDLFRKLGINSDHKVTKQPKELDEILKPAAKSDPNAMFYDAAAS; this comes from the coding sequence ATGGGTCAGTTGGCTGAAAAACAGAATGGATTACGTCATGACTGGACGGTGGCAGAAGTTGAAGCGCTGTTGAACTTGCCAATGAATGACTTATTGTTCCAGGCTCATAGCATCCATCGTCAACACTTCGACCCGAACCAGGTACAGGTCAGCACTTTACTCTCTATTAAAACCGGTGCTTGTCCGGAAGATTGTGCTTATTGCCCGCAAAGTGCTCGTTACGACACCAAGCTTGAAAAAGAAAAGCTGATGGAAGTCGAAGCGGTAATCGAAAAAGCCAAAGCGGCAAAAGCCGCAGGCTCTGATCGATTTTGTATGGGGGCAGCCTGGCGCTCACCTCGTGAAAAAGATATGCCTTATGTTCTGGCGATGGTTAAAGGTGTGAAAGATCTGGGAATGGAAACCTGTATGACATTAGGCATGCTGGATGAAGACAAATCCCAGCGTTTAGCCGATGCCGGCTTAGATTATTACAACCATAATCTGGATACCTCGCCTGAGTTCTACGGCGATATCATTACTACCCGTACCTATTCTGACCGTTTGGAGACGTTGCAAAACGTCCGTGATGCCGGCATGAAAGTATGCTCTGGAGGCATTTTGGGCATGGGTGAGCAACAGAAAGACCGTGCCGGGTTATTGGTTCAGTTAGCCAACTTACCGCAACATCCGGACTCTGTACCCATCAACCAGCTGGTGAAAGTGGCAGGTACACCACTGGAAGCCGAAGGTGATCTTGATCCTCTGGATTTTGTTCGCTCCATTGCTGTTGCCAGAATTATGATGCCAAAGTCTCATGTGCGTTTAAGTGCTGGCCGTGAAGAAATGACGGAAGAAATGCAGTCCATGTGTTTCTTTGCGGGCGCCAACTCTATCTTCTATGGCGAGTGCCTGCTGACGACACCGAACCCGGCGGCGAACAAAGATCAGGATCTGTTCCGCAAATTAGGTATTAATTCTGATCACAAGGTGACAAAGCAGCCTAAGGAGCTGGACGAGATTCTTAAGCCAGCAGCGAAATCCGATCCCAATGCCATGTTTTATGATGCAGCCGCGAGTTGA
- a CDS encoding putative metalloprotease CJM1_0395 family protein has protein sequence MQIATNNNQTSASAVSVNITAGSAVSGVDGAENNDSVAFAPVEEVSISDAGRRASERDSAAPQATQTDDSSPEDTDSSRSDIRQERESRQERAEQKQQEADLAQIRQLKSRDAEVKAHEAAHAAVGGQLAGTPSYTYQRGPDGVRYAVAGEVPIDVGVIPGDPQATLEKMQQVQRAALAPAEPSSQDRQVAALAAQQAAEARAEISSQQRELRADSAEQTSQEQKQAEEEKEKQEATASDSEDKVPVSEVFSEQNARMRRINEFLLDISVPDSPKAGDLINAVA, from the coding sequence ATGCAAATAGCGACCAATAATAATCAGACTTCAGCATCAGCGGTATCGGTCAATATCACCGCCGGTTCTGCTGTGTCTGGTGTTGATGGCGCTGAAAATAACGACTCGGTTGCTTTTGCTCCGGTTGAAGAGGTGTCCATCAGTGATGCCGGACGCCGTGCCAGTGAGCGTGACTCAGCTGCTCCTCAAGCAACTCAAACAGATGATTCATCTCCTGAAGATACAGACAGCTCAAGAAGTGATATTCGCCAAGAGCGCGAATCACGTCAGGAAAGAGCAGAACAAAAGCAACAGGAAGCTGATCTTGCTCAGATTCGCCAGTTAAAAAGCCGTGATGCCGAAGTCAAAGCACACGAAGCCGCTCATGCTGCTGTAGGTGGTCAATTGGCCGGAACCCCTAGTTACACCTACCAGCGTGGCCCGGATGGTGTGCGTTATGCGGTGGCGGGAGAAGTGCCCATTGATGTGGGTGTGATTCCCGGAGATCCTCAGGCGACGCTGGAAAAAATGCAACAGGTTCAGCGTGCTGCTTTGGCTCCGGCAGAACCTTCTTCTCAAGATCGACAGGTAGCGGCTCTGGCAGCACAACAGGCCGCTGAGGCGCGGGCTGAAATCAGTAGTCAGCAACGTGAATTACGCGCTGACTCCGCTGAGCAAACATCGCAAGAGCAGAAGCAGGCTGAGGAGGAAAAAGAAAAACAAGAAGCAACAGCTTCTGATTCAGAAGATAAGGTGCCTGTGTCAGAAGTCTTCTCTGAACAAAATGCCCGAATGCGCCGCATTAATGAATTTTTACTGGATATCTCTGTTCCGGATTCCCCCAAAGCTGGCGACCTTATCAACGCAGTTGCCTGA
- a CDS encoding acyl-CoA dehydrogenase C-terminal domain-containing protein, producing MPEYKAPLREIKFVMDEVLDVPGHYASLPAYAENATPEMVDAILTEGAKFCENVIAPLNRVGDEEGCTRHEDGSVTTPTGFKEAYQQFVEGGWPTLSHDEEVGGQGLPESLSNVISEMVGTANWSWGMYPGLSHGAMNTISSWGTQEQKDTYLTKLVSGEWTGTMCLTEPHCGSDLGILKTKAEPNADGSYSISGTKIFISAGEHDMAENIVHIVLARLPGAPEGTKGISLFIVPKFNVSADGAVADRNDVVCGSIEHKMGIHGNSTCVMNFDGAKGFLIGPENKGLNCMFTFMNTARIGTALQGVTAAEGSFQGALAYAKDRLAMRSLTGPKAPEKAADPIIVHPDVRKMLLTQKAFAEGGRALVYLTALQNDIVHKGNSEEEKKAADELLGFLTPIAKAFLTETGYEATNLGVQVFGGHGFIAEWGMEQLVRDAKISTIYEGTTGIQALDLLGRKVLMTQGQSLKNFTKIVHTFCKENAENEAMAQFVEPLVKLNKEWGDLTMKIGMNAMKDRDEVGSASVDYLMYSGYVTLAFLWAKMAKAAQDALAAGTTEEDFYKAKLTTARFYFTRILPRTASHAATMVAGSDTLMDLDAEHFAF from the coding sequence ATGCCAGAGTATAAAGCTCCCCTGCGTGAAATTAAGTTCGTTATGGACGAAGTGTTGGATGTGCCAGGTCATTACGCCAGCCTGCCAGCTTATGCTGAAAACGCTACTCCAGAGATGGTTGATGCCATTCTTACTGAAGGTGCTAAATTCTGTGAAAATGTAATTGCTCCTCTGAACCGTGTTGGTGACGAAGAAGGCTGTACTCGTCACGAAGATGGCTCTGTAACGACTCCTACTGGCTTTAAAGAAGCTTACCAGCAGTTTGTTGAAGGCGGTTGGCCAACACTGTCTCACGACGAAGAAGTGGGTGGTCAAGGCCTGCCAGAGTCTCTGAGCAACGTTATCTCTGAGATGGTTGGTACTGCTAACTGGTCTTGGGGCATGTACCCGGGTCTGTCTCACGGTGCAATGAACACCATCTCTTCTTGGGGTACTCAAGAGCAGAAAGATACTTATCTTACGAAATTAGTAAGTGGTGAGTGGACTGGTACCATGTGTCTGACCGAACCTCACTGTGGTTCTGACCTGGGTATTCTGAAAACCAAAGCTGAGCCAAATGCTGACGGTTCTTACTCTATCTCTGGTACTAAAATCTTTATCTCTGCCGGTGAACACGACATGGCTGAGAACATTGTGCACATCGTTCTGGCTCGTCTGCCAGGTGCACCAGAAGGTACCAAAGGTATTTCTCTGTTCATCGTTCCTAAGTTCAACGTTTCTGCGGATGGCGCGGTAGCGGATCGCAACGACGTTGTGTGTGGTTCTATCGAGCACAAAATGGGTATCCACGGTAACTCTACTTGTGTGATGAACTTCGATGGCGCTAAAGGTTTCCTGATTGGCCCTGAGAACAAAGGTCTGAACTGCATGTTCACCTTTATGAACACCGCTCGTATCGGTACTGCTCTGCAGGGTGTTACTGCGGCTGAAGGTTCTTTCCAGGGTGCTCTGGCATACGCCAAAGACCGTCTGGCGATGCGTTCTCTGACTGGTCCTAAGGCACCAGAGAAAGCAGCTGACCCAATCATCGTTCACCCAGACGTTCGTAAAATGCTGCTGACTCAGAAAGCATTTGCTGAAGGTGGTCGTGCACTGGTTTACCTGACTGCACTGCAAAATGACATCGTTCATAAAGGCAACTCTGAAGAAGAGAAAAAAGCTGCCGATGAACTGTTGGGCTTCCTGACGCCAATCGCTAAAGCATTCCTGACTGAAACTGGTTACGAAGCCACTAACCTGGGTGTTCAGGTATTTGGTGGTCACGGTTTCATCGCTGAGTGGGGTATGGAGCAGCTGGTACGTGACGCTAAGATCTCTACCATCTATGAAGGTACTACCGGTATCCAGGCACTTGACCTGCTAGGCCGTAAAGTACTGATGACTCAGGGTCAAAGCCTGAAGAACTTCACTAAGATTGTTCACACTTTCTGCAAAGAAAATGCAGAAAACGAAGCCATGGCGCAGTTCGTTGAGCCACTGGTTAAGCTGAACAAAGAGTGGGGCGATCTGACCATGAAGATTGGCATGAACGCTATGAAAGATCGTGACGAAGTTGGTTCTGCTTCTGTAGATTACCTGATGTACTCTGGCTACGTAACGCTGGCGTTCCTGTGGGCTAAGATGGCTAAAGCGGCACAAGACGCTCTGGCGGCTGGCACTACAGAAGAAGATTTCTACAAAGCCAAGCTGACAACCGCTCGTTTCTACTTCACCCGCATCCTGCCTCGTACTGCTTCTCATGCAGCGACCATGGTTGCAGGTTCTGACACTCTGATGGATCTGGATGCAGAACACTTTGCATTCTAA
- a CDS encoding acyl-CoA dehydrogenase C-terminal domain-containing protein encodes MAEYKAPLRDMRFVLNEVFEADKLWSSLAGLEGVVDVETAEAILEECGKIASQVLAPINREGDEQGSTWKDGEVTAAPGFKEAYQTYIEAGLNGLGGNPEFGGMGMPKTLVGQMEEMVQGSNMAFGLAPMLTAGACLSLNAHGSQELKEKYLPNMYSGVWAGAMDLTEPHAGTDLGIIRTKAAPNADGSFDVTGTKIFITWGEHDMAENIIHLVLAKLPDAPAGPKGISLFLVPKFLVNEDGSLGERNTMGCGSIEHKMGIKGSATCVMNFDGAKGWLVGAENQGLAAMFTMMNYERLGVGIQGIGAAEASYQNAVEYARDRIQSRAPTGAQAKDKAADPIIVHPDVRRMLLTSRAFTEGGRAFSTYVAKWLDIAKFSDDADQKKHADAMLALLTPVAKAFLTDNALESAIAGQQVFGGHGFIREWGQEQHVRDIRITQIYEGTNGIQALDLMGRKVVGNNGAFYKLFEQDVNDFVATQAGNEAMAEFIEPLKAALENLNDLTQWVIDRAQNNPNEIGAASVEYLMVFGYTALAYMWAKMASVALDKQDDKFYKAKVSTARFYVKRLLPRYIGLTAAVKGGSEPLFELEEEMFETA; translated from the coding sequence ATGGCAGAATATAAGGCACCATTGCGCGACATGCGCTTTGTCCTGAACGAGGTTTTTGAAGCTGACAAACTGTGGAGTTCGTTGGCTGGTCTGGAAGGTGTGGTGGATGTAGAAACCGCTGAAGCGATCCTGGAAGAGTGTGGCAAAATTGCCAGCCAGGTTCTGGCACCTATCAACCGTGAAGGTGATGAGCAAGGCTCTACCTGGAAAGACGGCGAAGTAACCGCTGCTCCAGGGTTCAAAGAAGCTTATCAGACATATATTGAAGCAGGTTTGAACGGCCTGGGTGGTAACCCTGAGTTTGGTGGCATGGGTATGCCAAAAACTCTGGTAGGCCAGATGGAAGAAATGGTTCAGGGCTCAAACATGGCATTTGGCCTGGCGCCAATGCTGACGGCAGGTGCCTGTTTATCTCTGAATGCTCATGGTTCTCAGGAGCTGAAAGAAAAGTATCTGCCAAACATGTACTCCGGTGTATGGGCTGGTGCGATGGATCTGACCGAACCACACGCGGGTACTGACCTGGGTATTATCCGTACCAAAGCAGCTCCTAACGCTGACGGTTCATTTGATGTAACTGGCACCAAGATCTTTATTACTTGGGGCGAGCACGACATGGCTGAGAACATCATCCACCTGGTACTGGCAAAACTGCCGGATGCACCAGCAGGCCCTAAAGGTATTTCTCTGTTCTTAGTACCTAAGTTCCTGGTGAACGAAGACGGTTCTCTGGGTGAGCGTAACACCATGGGCTGTGGTTCTATCGAACACAAAATGGGTATTAAAGGTTCTGCTACTTGTGTAATGAACTTTGACGGTGCAAAAGGCTGGCTGGTTGGTGCAGAAAACCAGGGTCTGGCAGCAATGTTCACTATGATGAACTACGAGCGTCTGGGTGTTGGTATCCAGGGTATCGGTGCGGCAGAAGCGTCTTACCAGAACGCTGTTGAATACGCTCGTGACCGTATTCAGTCTCGTGCGCCAACGGGTGCTCAGGCGAAAGATAAAGCAGCTGACCCAATCATCGTACACCCTGATGTACGTCGCATGCTGCTGACTTCCCGTGCTTTCACAGAAGGTGGCCGTGCATTCTCCACTTACGTGGCTAAGTGGTTAGATATTGCTAAGTTCTCTGATGATGCTGATCAGAAAAAACACGCAGATGCGATGCTGGCACTGTTAACTCCAGTTGCTAAAGCGTTCCTGACAGACAATGCACTGGAATCAGCGATTGCTGGTCAGCAAGTCTTCGGTGGTCATGGCTTTATTCGTGAATGGGGTCAGGAGCAGCACGTTCGTGATATCCGTATTACCCAGATTTACGAAGGTACTAACGGCATTCAGGCACTGGATCTGATGGGTCGTAAAGTCGTTGGTAACAACGGTGCATTCTACAAACTGTTTGAACAGGATGTGAATGACTTTGTTGCAACACAAGCGGGTAACGAAGCGATGGCTGAGTTTATCGAGCCTCTGAAAGCCGCTCTGGAAAATCTGAACGACCTGACTCAATGGGTTATCGATCGTGCTCAGAACAATCCAAACGAGATTGGTGCAGCATCCGTTGAATACCTGATGGTATTTGGTTATACCGCTCTGGCTTACATGTGGGCAAAAATGGCGTCTGTTGCATTGGATAAGCAAGACGACAAGTTCTACAAAGCGAAAGTATCGACGGCACGCTTCTACGTTAAGCGTCTGCTGCCACGTTACATTGGTCTGACTGCTGCTGTAAAAGGCGGTTCTGAGCCATTGTTCGAGCTGGAAGAAGAGATGTTCGAAACGGCTTAA
- a CDS encoding HPF/RaiA family ribosome-associated protein, which produces MKGLEISFRDIEHSDGIEQTIREKSGKLTSTFDDITGIRAVVAMPHNHSNKGKLAHVSLEIGLPGETVAITNDNHDNTDHEDMYVAVRDAFDKAQRKIRKIHDKRVDKNRRAATV; this is translated from the coding sequence ATGAAAGGTTTGGAAATCAGCTTTCGCGACATCGAACATTCAGACGGTATTGAGCAAACCATTCGGGAAAAATCAGGCAAACTCACCTCCACATTTGATGACATCACGGGTATCCGGGCGGTTGTTGCTATGCCACACAACCACAGCAACAAAGGTAAGCTGGCGCATGTATCACTGGAAATCGGCTTGCCGGGTGAGACGGTAGCCATCACAAATGACAATCACGACAACACCGACCATGAAGATATGTATGTTGCGGTACGTGACGCGTTTGACAAAGCACAACGAAAAATCCGCAAAATCCACGACAAGCGTGTCGACAAAAACCGGCGTGCAGCCACGGTATAA
- a CDS encoding opioid growth factor receptor-related protein gives MHPLIAFYSGQNTDHRGRTLSGILAFSDNELESCHDYIQWLFPLTSLSAYNPEAPVVSDAVAEAFRLDHDLQLELHRSLLRMLEFYGVLLRETPQGFELLVPDDVAQFHWMTPDNHNHKRLTRIIASLKLFGMDTHASALWQGLEQLAVAYPQCISSATLTHWRLAALGVDDSL, from the coding sequence ATGCATCCTCTGATCGCCTTTTATTCGGGCCAGAACACCGACCATCGTGGCAGGACACTTTCTGGAATTCTGGCTTTCTCTGATAATGAGCTTGAGAGCTGTCATGACTATATTCAGTGGTTATTCCCACTGACCAGCCTCAGCGCTTATAACCCCGAAGCGCCCGTCGTTTCTGATGCTGTGGCGGAGGCATTTCGATTGGATCATGACCTGCAGTTAGAACTTCATCGTTCACTGTTACGCATGCTGGAGTTTTATGGCGTGTTATTGCGGGAAACCCCTCAAGGCTTTGAGTTGTTGGTGCCTGATGACGTAGCTCAGTTTCACTGGATGACGCCGGATAACCATAACCACAAGCGTTTAACTCGCATTATTGCATCGCTGAAGTTATTTGGTATGGACACGCACGCCAGTGCCTTATGGCAAGGGTTGGAACAGCTCGCAGTGGCGTATCCGCAATGCATTTCTTCGGCCACTCTGACCCATTGGCGTCTTGCTGCATTGGGGGTTGATGATAGCCTGTGA
- a CDS encoding HAD family phosphatase — MPVVFFDLDDSLINKDANSLWIKWRFKRERWAMVEAMQALASLYRAYKKGSVTHSRLSNYYRTRTRGMTLSEYQQRVDEFFTERGNFHIYPQAASLLFAYKRQGTELVMITGSDDVVARAYAKELGIPHVISNRLWEKSGEILGLQQPMCYGEGKVELARQFLADRGLDFSHAAFYTDSHSDAPLLEKVAQPVVLNPNEALRDMALQRHWPCLDWRN, encoded by the coding sequence TTGCCTGTTGTCTTTTTTGATCTCGATGATTCTCTGATTAATAAAGATGCGAACAGCCTTTGGATTAAATGGCGCTTTAAGCGCGAGCGTTGGGCGATGGTTGAAGCCATGCAGGCCTTGGCTTCGCTGTACCGTGCCTATAAAAAAGGCAGCGTCACTCATTCTCGCTTATCTAACTATTATCGCACCCGAACGCGGGGCATGACCCTGTCAGAGTACCAGCAACGGGTTGACGAGTTCTTCACCGAACGTGGCAATTTCCATATTTACCCACAGGCCGCGTCTTTATTGTTTGCTTATAAGCGTCAGGGAACCGAACTGGTCATGATTACTGGCTCTGATGACGTCGTTGCCAGAGCGTACGCCAAAGAATTGGGTATTCCACATGTCATCAGTAATCGCTTGTGGGAGAAGTCGGGAGAAATTCTGGGGCTGCAGCAACCCATGTGTTACGGCGAAGGAAAAGTAGAACTGGCGCGTCAGTTTCTTGCTGATCGGGGGCTGGATTTTAGTCATGCCGCTTTTTATACCGACAGTCACTCCGATGCCCCGTTACTTGAAAAAGTCGCACAGCCCGTTGTGTTAAATCCAAATGAAGCGCTGCGGGATATGGCGCTGCAACGTCATTGGCCCTGTCTCGATTGGCGTAATTGA
- the trpE gene encoding anthranilate synthase component I yields the protein MTPQQFQTLVEQGYNRIPVARQVLADLDTPLTTFLKLAAQPYTYLLESVQGGEKWGRYSIIGLPCREILKVYGQQIQIEKDGNIVEQFEVEDPLQYISEFQQQFKVPTLDGLPKFDGGLVGYFGYDTIRYIEPKLKASCPKDDLQTPDILLMVSEEVVVFDNLSGKLHLIVMANPAVENALEKAEQRIEQLRQQIRTPYQGDIGQPLAEPKNVAESDFRSMFGEQEFMDAVDNIKEYVLSGDIMQCVISQRMQVPYSGDPVNIYRALRTLNPSPYMYCLNLGDFHVVGSSPEILARLEDGEVTVRPIAGTRYRGQTEEEDQALEAELLADPKEIAEHLMLIDLGRNDVGRVAQTGEVEVTDQMVVERYSHVMHIVSNVKGKVKDGITAMDVLRAVHPAGTLSGAPKIRAMEIIDEFESTKRGVYGGAVGYLSWNGNMDTAIAIRTAVIKDGVLNIQAGAGVVADSVPRLEWKETMNKGRAMFRAVAMAEAGLDQE from the coding sequence ATGACACCGCAACAATTCCAGACCCTGGTTGAACAGGGCTATAACCGTATACCGGTCGCACGCCAGGTACTGGCTGACCTGGATACGCCGTTAACAACGTTTCTTAAGCTGGCTGCTCAGCCTTATACCTACTTACTTGAGTCGGTTCAGGGTGGTGAAAAATGGGGGCGTTACTCCATTATTGGTTTGCCATGCCGTGAAATCCTGAAAGTGTATGGTCAGCAAATCCAGATCGAAAAAGACGGTAACATCGTCGAACAGTTCGAGGTGGAAGATCCGCTGCAATACATCAGCGAATTTCAGCAGCAGTTTAAGGTGCCAACACTGGACGGCCTGCCAAAATTTGACGGCGGTTTAGTGGGTTATTTTGGCTATGACACCATTCGTTATATTGAGCCTAAATTAAAGGCAAGCTGCCCGAAAGACGATCTGCAGACGCCGGATATTTTATTGATGGTGTCGGAAGAAGTGGTGGTTTTCGATAATCTCAGCGGTAAGCTGCATTTAATTGTGATGGCTAATCCTGCGGTTGAAAATGCTCTGGAAAAAGCCGAGCAACGCATTGAACAACTGCGTCAGCAAATTCGTACACCCTACCAGGGTGATATTGGTCAGCCGCTGGCGGAACCTAAAAATGTCGCCGAAAGTGATTTCCGTTCTATGTTTGGTGAACAGGAATTTATGGATGCAGTGGATAACATCAAAGAATATGTGTTATCCGGTGACATTATGCAGTGCGTAATTTCTCAGCGAATGCAGGTGCCGTATTCCGGCGACCCGGTGAATATTTACCGCGCGTTACGCACATTAAACCCTTCTCCTTATATGTATTGCCTGAATTTAGGCGATTTTCATGTGGTGGGCTCTTCTCCGGAAATTCTGGCACGCTTAGAAGATGGTGAGGTAACGGTTCGTCCAATCGCTGGTACTCGTTACCGTGGTCAAACCGAAGAAGAAGATCAGGCGCTGGAAGCGGAATTATTAGCTGACCCGAAAGAAATTGCCGAACATTTGATGTTGATTGATTTAGGCCGTAACGATGTCGGTCGTGTGGCACAAACCGGCGAAGTCGAAGTGACCGATCAGATGGTCGTGGAGCGTTACAGCCATGTGATGCACATTGTCTCCAACGTCAAAGGTAAAGTGAAAGACGGCATTACCGCGATGGACGTATTGCGAGCGGTGCATCCGGCAGGCACGTTGAGTGGTGCGCCTAAAATCCGAGCGATGGAAATTATCGATGAATTTGAATCCACCAAGCGCGGTGTTTATGGCGGCGCAGTGGGTTATTTAAGCTGGAACGGCAATATGGATACCGCCATTGCGATCCGTACTGCTGTGATTAAAGATGGTGTGCTGAATATTCAGGCTGGCGCCGGTGTGGTAGCGGACTCTGTGCCGCGTCTGGAATGGAAAGAAACCATGAATAAAGGCCGTGCGATGTTCCGCGCGGTGGCCATGGCAGAAGCCGGACTGGATCAGGAATAG
- a CDS encoding aminodeoxychorismate/anthranilate synthase component II, with translation MLVMIDNYDSFTYNVVQYFAELGADVKVFRNDEITIEQIEALNPDHLVISPGPCTPNEAGISMAAIKHFAGKLPILGICLGHQSIGQAFGGDIIRAGRVMHGKTSPIHHKNTGVFAGLTEGYNATRYHSLVIDKDTIPDCLEITAWTENEDGSMEEIMGVRHKELAIEGVQFHPESILTEHGHDLLANFLKTTI, from the coding sequence ATGTTAGTCATGATCGATAATTACGACTCGTTTACTTACAACGTGGTTCAGTATTTTGCTGAGCTGGGCGCTGATGTAAAAGTGTTCCGTAACGATGAAATTACCATCGAACAAATAGAAGCATTAAATCCCGATCATTTAGTGATTTCGCCAGGGCCATGCACCCCGAATGAAGCGGGTATTTCGATGGCGGCGATTAAACACTTTGCCGGTAAATTACCGATCCTCGGGATTTGTTTAGGTCATCAGAGTATTGGTCAGGCATTTGGTGGCGATATTATTCGCGCTGGCCGGGTGATGCACGGTAAAACCTCGCCGATTCACCATAAAAATACGGGTGTGTTTGCCGGGTTAACCGAAGGCTATAACGCCACCCGTTATCACTCGCTGGTCATTGATAAAGACACCATTCCGGATTGTCTGGAAATTACCGCCTGGACCGAAAATGAAGATGGCAGTATGGAAGAAATTATGGGTGTGCGTCATAAAGAACTGGCCATTGAAGGTGTGCAGTTCCACCCGGAATCCATTCTGACCGAACATGGCCATGATTTATTGGCCAATTTCCTGAAAACCACGATTTAA
- the trpD gene encoding anthranilate phosphoribosyltransferase → MDIKQALARVVEQQDLTTDEMTAVMRQIMTGECDDAQIGAFLVALRMKGETIDEIVGAVTVMRELASGVKVEADNAVDIVGTGGDGANLFNVSTASSFIVAAAGGHVAKHGNRGVSSSSGSADLLEAAGVNLALNSDQVAECINQLGVGFMFAPQHHSAMKHAIGPRKALGLRTIFNVLGPMTNPAGVKNQLIGVFSKDLVRPVAEVLQRLGAGHIMVVHSKDGLDEISLATETYACELKNGEIREFEIKPEDVGLERQDLAGLSVNSAEESLALIKNALRKRDSDAAKKAADMLAINAGAAIYVAGLAVSFKDGVDMAEDAIYSGMAYEKILELVSFSTYIVEDGQA, encoded by the coding sequence ATGGACATTAAACAAGCATTGGCCCGTGTGGTTGAGCAGCAGGATTTAACCACCGACGAAATGACCGCGGTTATGCGCCAGATTATGACCGGTGAATGTGACGACGCTCAAATCGGCGCATTTTTGGTTGCGCTGCGTATGAAAGGTGAAACCATCGACGAAATTGTGGGTGCCGTTACCGTTATGCGTGAGCTGGCCAGCGGTGTAAAAGTCGAAGCTGACAATGCAGTCGATATTGTTGGCACCGGCGGCGACGGTGCCAATCTGTTTAATGTGTCCACCGCGTCCTCCTTTATTGTTGCCGCTGCGGGTGGCCATGTGGCTAAGCATGGCAACCGTGGTGTGTCTTCCAGCTCAGGCAGTGCTGATTTATTAGAAGCGGCGGGTGTTAACCTGGCGTTAAATTCTGATCAGGTTGCTGAATGCATTAATCAACTGGGTGTGGGCTTCATGTTTGCACCACAGCATCACAGTGCCATGAAACACGCTATTGGCCCACGTAAAGCGTTAGGTCTGCGTACCATCTTTAACGTGCTTGGCCCGATGACCAATCCGGCTGGTGTGAAAAACCAGTTAATTGGTGTGTTCAGTAAAGACTTAGTGCGCCCGGTTGCCGAAGTATTACAGCGCTTGGGTGCGGGTCATATTATGGTCGTTCATTCCAAAGACGGTCTGGATGAAATTTCTCTGGCGACGGAAACTTACGCCTGCGAATTAAAAAATGGCGAAATTCGCGAGTTTGAAATTAAGCCTGAAGATGTCGGTCTGGAACGTCAGGACTTAGCTGGTCTGAGCGTGAACAGCGCTGAAGAAAGCTTGGCGTTAATTAAAAATGCACTGCGTAAGCGTGATAGCGACGCGGCGAAAAAAGCAGCGGATATGTTAGCGATTAATGCCGGTGCAGCGATTTATGTCGCGGGCTTAGCGGTCAGCTTTAAAGACGGTGTTGATATGGCGGAAGATGCCATCTACAGCGGTATGGCGTATGAGAAAATTCTCGAGCTGGTGAGTTTCTCAACTTATATTGTTGAAGACGGCCAGGCGTAA